TCGCGGCCGGGCTGAGGGCCTCGGTCGACTGCACAGCCTGGCCGACACCGGCCACGATGGCGGCGGCGCGCAGCGATTCGAAGATCACTTCCCGGGACACGCCCGCTTCGCGCAGCGTGTGCTCGTGCGCCTCGAGGCAGTGCGCGCAGCCGTTGATCGAGGAGACCGCGAACGACCAGAGTTCGAAGTCGGCCTTGTCGACCCCCGGCGTGCCGATGATCTGCATGCGCAGCCCGGCCCGCAGGTCGTCGTAGCGGCCGCCGAGGAACGCCTTGCTCCGGTAGAACACATTGTTCATGCCCATGATCGAGGCGGCGCCGAGCGCGGCGTTGTACGCCTCCGCCGACAGCACGTCGGCGGCGTCCTCGGCGATCTCGCGCAGCGTGGTCGTCGACCGGGTCGCGGCCGCCGACGCCAGCAGGGTGCCCCACAGCTGCTGTTCGTTCAGCACGGTGGTGCGCGCGAGGGATGAAAGATTGAGCTTGAGGTCCTTGGCGTACTCGGGAAGGGAGTTCTTCAGGTTCTCAATGCTCATGCGGCGATTCCTCTATTCGAAGCGGTCCCGGGCGGGGACCAAGGCGGTTTTCGATGTGTGGTGACGGTGACGGCGGTGTTCAGACGCTGGCGGCCAGAAGTTCGGCGGCGTTGATGGTGGGGTCGCCCTTCTTCCAGTTGCAGGCGCACAGTTCGTCGGACTGCAGCGCGTCCAGCACGCGCAGCACCTCGTCGACGTTGCGGCCGACCGAACCGGCGGTGACCGAGACGAACTGGATCTCGTTGTTCGGGTCGACGATGAAGGTGGCGCGGTCGGCGACGCCGTCGGCGTTGAGCACGCCGGTGGCCGTGGCCAATTCGCGCTTGAGGTCCGACAGGATCGGGAAGGGGAGGGTCTTGAGGTCCTCGTGCTGCGCCCGCCACTGGAAGTGCACGAACTCGTTGTCCACCGACGCGCCGAGCACCTGCGCGTCGCGGTCCTCGAACTCCTCGTTGAGCTTGCCGAACGCGGCGATCTCCGTCGGGCACACGAAAGTGAAGTCCTTCGGCCAGAAGAAGACGATCCGCCACTTGCCGGCGTGGTCGTCGCTGGTGATCTGGGTGAAGTAGTCGTCGGGCTGCTGAGCGTCGACCTTCGACAGGTCACCGCCGATGACCGCGGTGAGGTTGTATGCCGGGAATTGGTCGCCGATGGTCAGCAGGGCCATGCTCTCTCCTCGTCAGTGGGTTGCCAACTGTGTTCTGCGGTATTGCGAGGTCTTTGCGGTTACCTGAGCCACCGCCTCCGACCCGGACTCACACCGCGGGTGAAAAGCTCACGGGCGATCTTGCCCAAGGGGTGCTGAAAGGTAAAGGTGATCAGTCGCACTACACTGATAGGAGTGACTGATCAGACTTATCAGCCCACCCTGTCACAGCTGCGTGCGTTCGTGGCGATCGCGGAATATCGCCATTTCGGCACCGCGGCCGCCCGTCTCGGTGTGAGTCAGCCCACGTTATCGCAGGCGCTCGCCGCCCTGGAACAGGGGCTCGGGCTCCAGCTGATCGAGCGCAGCACCCGGCGGGTGCTGGTGACCGCCGCGGGAATGCGCTTGCTGCCCAAAGCGATGGCGACGCTGGAGGCCGCCGACCGCTTCGTCGCGTCGGCGACCGGGGACGGACTCGGCGGCACGCTGCGCATGGGCATCATCCCGACGGTCGCTCCTTATGTGCTGCCCGGGTTGCTGCCGGAGCTGCGCAAGCGGCTGCCCGAGTTGCGCCCGCAGATCGTCGAGGACCAGACCGCGCGGCTGCTGGACGGGTTGCGCACCGGCGTGCTGGATGTCGCGTTGCTGGCGGTGCCGACCGAGATGCCCGGCCTGGTCGAGATCCCGCTCTACTCCGAGGAGTTCGTGCTGGTCACGCCGCGCGGTCACGAGCTGGCCGGGCGCACCGACCTGGCGGCGGCGGTGCTGGACGCGCAACCGCTGCTGTTGCTGGACGAGGGGCACTGCCTGCGTGATCAGACCTTGGAGGCATGCCGCTCGGCCGACGTGCACCCGGCCGCCGTCGGCGACACCAGGGCCGCCTCCCTGTCGACCGTGGTGCAGTGCGTGGCGGGTGGACTCGGCGTGACCCTGATTCCGCAGATGGCCGTCGCGGCGGAAACCGCGGGCGGCACACTGGATGTCGCTCACTTCGCGACGCCCGCGCCCGGCCGCACCATCGGCCTGGTGTTCCGTACGTCCAGCGCTCGCGCCGACGACTACGAATATCTGGCCGCCATCGTTCGTGCTCAGCGGCCGATGTGAAGGCTGTGGCGGCACAGTGGTGACAGGTGAGAGGAGTGGCGAAGTGGAACCGGCGGCGCTGGGAGAGGGGCGGCTGAGCGGCCTGTCCGGGATGGACCACGCGCTGTTCGCCTATGGCACCCTGCAGTTTCCCGAGGTGCTGGAGGCGCTGCTCGGGCGCGTTCCCACGCTCGAACCGGCCGAGTTGACCGGATGGCGCGCTGCCGCGCTGCCGCGACGGCTCTATCCGGGACTGGTCGCCGCGGCGCGGGGACTCGCCCGCGGCGCTGTGCTGAGCGGCCTCACGGCGGCGGAGTGGGCAATCCTCGACGCGTTCGAGGACGACGAGTACGACTTGCGCCGAGTGCGCATCAACGGGCGGGATGCTCCGGTGTGGACCTACGTCTGGACCGTGCCTGCGGATCCCGTGGATTGGGACCGGGAGCGTTTCGCCGCCGTGCACCTCGGGGATTTCGCCGCTCGATCCGCCCGGTGGCGGCAGGACCCGGAAAGCTTCGGCCGTTCGGCCGGGCCTGGATGGGGAGGGGCTCTCGGGTAGGGCCTACGGTTGCCATTCCAAGACGACCGGTCGTATATTGAGCGCATGGTACGACCCCGGCGCAGCGAGGACACTCGGCGGCTTCTCGTCGAAGAGGGCGCCGCGGGGTTCCTGACCAACGGCTACCACGGCACGGGGCTCAAGCAGATCCTCGACAAGGTCGGCGTGCCGAAGGGTTCGTTCTACAACTACTTCGACAGCAAGGAGAGTTTCGGGCGCGCGATCATCGAGCATCACTCGCTGTGCGTGCAGCGCAACCTGACCGAGGCGTTCGCTACCGCCCCGGACCCGGTGAGCGGCCTACGGGCGTTCTTCGCCCGGTTGATGGACGATTTCGTGGCGGCCGATTTCACCGGCGGCTGCCTCATCGCGAATCTGGGCGGCGAGCTGGAAGGCAGCGATCTCTTGCGGCAATCGCTGTCGGCGGCGTGGAACGCGTGGCGCGAGCGCGTCGCCGAGCAACTCGCGCATGGCCAGCGCCTCGGGATGATCCGCGCCGACATCGACGCGGGTGAGCTGGCGGATCTGCTGCTCGAATCCTGGGAGGGAGCGGTGATCCGGATGAAGATGGAGCGCACCCTGACACCCCTGCACAAGTGCCTGGATCGTTTGCTCGGCGACTACTTCCTGCCCTGATCCCAGGGCGGCGCAGCACCCGGCGTCTCGGCTGACAATTCGAAGACGACCGGTCGTATCGGAAAGGACAGATATGGCGAAGACGGTCATCGTGACCGGTTCCTCCAGCGGGATCGGTCGCGACATCGCACGGGCGTTCACCGAACGCGGCGACAACGTCGTGCTCAACGGACGGGACGAGGAGAAACTGGCGCGGGTGGCCGCCGAACTGGGCGCGCCGCGGCGAGTGGCCACTGTGGCGGGTGACATCGGCGCAGCCACGACCGGAGCGGCCTTGGTCGGTGTCGCCGTCGAGCGGTTCGGCGGCGTGGACGTGCTGGTCAACAACGCGGGCATCTTCGGGGCGAAACCCTTCGTCGACGTCACCGAGCAGGACTTGGACGGCTACCTGAACGGCAACCTCAAAGGCACCTATTTCACCACGCAGGCGGTGGTGCGGCGGTTCCTGGCGCAGGCGCGCGGCGGCAGCATCGTGAACATCGGCACGGTGCTGATCGACCATGCGCTCGCCGGTCTGCCCGCCACGGCGGCCTTGGTCAGCAAGGGCGGCGTCCACGCGCTCACCACCAGCCTCGCCGCCGAACTCGCGGCCGACGGCATCCGGGTCAACGCGGTCGCTCCCGGCATCATCCGCACTCCGCTGTTCGGCGACGGCGACGAGTCGGCCTCGGCCGGGCTCGCGCTGTTGAACCGGATCGGCGAAGTCGCCGAGACAACCGCCGCGGTGCTGTATCTGGCCGATGCGGAGTTCACGACCGGACACATTCTCCCCGTGGACGGCGGGTTCATCTCGGGAAGGGCGGCTTGAAATGCCTTACGTCAACATCAAAGTGACCGACGACGGCGTCACCCGCGAACAGAAGGCGCGGCTGATCAAGGGCGTCACGGATCTGCTGGAAGAGGTGCTCGGCAAGGCGCCCGCGAGTACGTATGTCGTGATCGACGAGGTGCCCGTGTCGAACTGGGGTGTAGGCGGGGTCGACGTCGAGCAGTGGCGCGAGCGGCAGCGTTCCTGAACCGCGGCAGCCGCCGCGGACTCGGCGCGGCGCTGACCGGAGAACGCCGAACGCGCCGGTTCCACCGGAACCGGCGCATTCGGTCGTCGTCGCCTAGACCCGCAGGGCGTGCGGTTCGATCGCGCCGCGCACCAGCGCCCGCGCGTCGATGGTCTCGGGCTTGTAGGGCAGCAGCGCCAGACGATCGGTCATCCGGCCGACCGGGTCCTCGACCGCGTCCACCAGGCCGAACAGGAACGACCACTCGTGCTCGTCGCTGCCGTAGTGCACGACGGTGCCGAACTGCTCGTGGAAACGCTGCCAGGAGCGCTTCAAGGTCTCGTTGCGCCACATCGTCGCGCACCCGGCCTGGGCGCACAGCACGCCGCCGGGCGCGAGGAGCGCACGACATCGGGACAGGAACTCCGCCTCGTAGAGGCGATTGTGCTGCGCGTCCTCCACGCGCTCGTCCGGCAGGTCGATCACGACGACGTCGTAGCGAGTGCCCGCCTGCTCGGCCGTGGCCAGGAAGTCCCAGCCGTCGGCGTAGTGCACCTTGATCGGCCCTTCGCCCGCGACGGCGGCGGCCAGCTCGTCGGTGGAGTACCCGTAGGGCAGGTGCTCGGCGCACAGCTCCACCTCGAGCTGGTCGATGTCGACGTGGTCGACGTGGGTGGCGCCCGCGGCCACCGACATCTGACTGGCCACGCCCTCGCCGGAACCGACGATGAGCACCTTGTCCAGCTTCTCGGCCAGCACGAAGGCGGGCACCATCATCGCCTCGTGGTAGGTGAGCTGGGAGAACTCGGTGGACTGGCGGTCGTCGTCGGAGAACAGGCTGATGCCCTGCTCGGTCCGCGCGATGACCATGTGCTGGTAGGGGGTGTGGGTGTCGACGATCACCTCGTGCAGGTCCCAGATGCGGGTCAGACCCGCGCCCACCGGCTCCTCGATCCGCTGGCTGCCGTGCCCCCTGCGGATGACCTGCATGCGAACGTCCTTGGGAGCCAAGGCGTCTCGAAGCAGCTCAACCGCCTTCGACGCGCCCGCGCCGATGCTGCCGCAGGTGAACACGTCGACGAAGATGTCGCCGGACTCCGGATAAGTGTGAATCGAGGCGTGGGACTCCGACAACAGCGCGAGGACGGTCACCCCCTGCGGTTCGAACTTCTTGTGTACGACATCGCAGATGGTGACGCCCGCCGCGATCAGAGACTCACGCAACGCCGATTCGAGTCGTTCGAGATCGTCGCAGAGATCTGCGTCGACACCACCGAACTCGGCCAGCACATGCCAACCGGTGAATTCCGCCGTCATGGGCAAACTCACTCTCGCTCAGCGCCCGAGACATGAACGGTCAAGGGCGGAAAACCATTGAAGGACACCGACGAATAGCTCGCGGTATAGGCACCGGTGTCGAGGATTCGAACGCGATCACCGGCTCGCAACGTGGTCGGTAGGAGGACTCGCGTGCGTTGATACAGTACATCGTCGCCGTCGCAGGTCGGACCGGCCACCACCGCCTCGTCGACGGGGTCGCCGTCGCGGTCGGTGACGAACCGGTAGGCGATGTACTCGTTCTCGGTCTCGGCCATGCCGTTGTAGCGGCCGATGTCGAGATACACCCAGCGCCTGCCGTCCGGCGCGGTGCGGACGCCGACGACCTCGGCGTGAATCGTGCCCGCCGAACCGACCAGCGCCCGGCCGGGTTCGACGACCAATCCGGTTGCCCCGGACAGGAATTCGGCCGCTGCGTGCTTGACCACCGCGGCGATCTCGCCCAGCGCGGGCGCCGGGTCGGCGTAGGAGATCGGCAGCCCGCCGCCGATGTTCACCGAGTTCACCGCGATGTCCTTGTCGGCCAGTGCCTCGGCGATCCGGCCCGCCTGCTCGATGCCGATCCGCCACGCGGTGGGGTCCAGTTGCTGGGAGCCGACATGGAAGTACGGCCCGGCGACGACCAGCCCCAGATCCCTGGCCCGGACCAGCAGCCGGAACGCCTCACCCGGGCTGCAGCCGAACTTCGTGCCGAACGGCGTGCGCGACTCCGGCGCCGAGGCGAGGAAGCGGCACTCCACCTCCGAGCCGGGCGCGTGCTCCGCGATCCGCAGCAGGTCGTCCTCGGTGTCGAAGGCATAGCGTCGCACCCCCAGGGCGTAGGCCCGGGCGATGTGCGCGGTTTTCTTGATCGGGTTGCCGTAGCACAGCCGCTGCGGGGACACGCCCAGCCCGAGGCAGAGGTCGATCTCACCGATGCTGGCGACGTCGAATTCCGCGCCTTCCTCGTCGAGCAGGCGCACGATCTCCGGCACCGGGCTCGCCTTCACGGCGAAACGAATTCTCGTCGCGGCGCCGTCGCCCGTGGACAGGGCGGCGTCGAGCGCGCGGTAATTCCGGCGGACACGCTCGGGATGGATGACAAGGTACGGCGATTCGGGCATAGTTGATCTTTCGCTTGGGCAGCGGGGGAGAGAGTATCAGCGGCCCGTACCCAGAAACGAATCCGTCGAAACCTGGGTTCGCCACATGGTCGCGAGCCCTCGTCCTGCTGGCACGAAGGGGCCGCTGACCTGCGTGGATACCGGACCGATGGCCGATGCGGGCTCAGCCGGCGGACACGGTGACGTCGTCGAAGACGACCTCGCCCGCCGCGTCGGACTCGGCCAGATCGACCACCGCGTCGATCGACCAGCCGTGGTCGCCCGCCGGGTCGTCCAGCACCTGCCGCACATGCCAGAATCCGGGTCTTCGTTCCACCTGGAACAGTTGCGGGCCCCGGGCGTCGGGGCCCGTGCCGATCCGCTCGTATTCCGCGTAGTAATCGGCGAAAGCTTCCGCCCAATCCGGGCCGGGGCCGAGCGCGGCCAGCTCGTTCCAGCGCCGCAGAGCGGCCAGCTCGACGCGGCGGAACATCGCGTTGCGGACCATGACCCGGAACGCGCGCTCGTTGGCCGAGATCGGGCGCACCGTCTCCGCGCCGAACGCGACCTGGTCGGCGTCGGTCTCCGCGCCCGGGTTGGTCAGTTGCTCCCATTCGTCGAGCAGGCTCGAATCGACTTGGCGGACAAGCTCTCCGAGCCATTCGGTGATGTCGTCCAGTTCCTCGGTGCGCGCCGAATCGGGCACCGTGCGCCGCAGCGCGCGGTAGGCGTCGGCGAGATAGCGCAGCACCACGCCCTCGGAGCGGGCCAGCTCGTAGAAGGAGATCAGCTCCGCGAAGGTCATGGCTCGTTCGACCATGTCGCGGACCACCGACTTCGGCGCGGGCGCGAACTCCGACACCCACGGGTGCCCGGCGCGATAGGTCTCGTAGGCCGGTTCGATGAGTTCGGCCAGCGGCTTCGGCCAGGTGACCTCTTCGAGCAGTTCCATCCGCTCGTCGTAGTCGATGCCGTCGGCCTTCATCTCCGCGATCGCCTCGCCGCGCGCCTTGTGCTGCTGGGCCATCAGCAACTGGCGCGGATCCTCCAGGGTGGATTCGATGAGCGACACCACGTCGAGGGTATAACTCGGGGATTGTTTGTCCAGCAGGTCCAGCGCGGCCAGCGCGAACGGCGACAGCGGCTGATCGAGGGCGAAATCACGCTGCAGGTCGACGGTCAGGCGTGCGCGTCGGCCCTGCGCGTCGGGTTCCGGCAGCTGCTGCACCACCCCGGCGTCGCGCAGCGCGCGGTACAGCCGGATGGCGCGCAGGATGTGCCTGCGCTGGGCGGGACGCGGCTCGTGGTTGTCCTCCAGCAGGTGACGCATCGCGGTGAAGCAGTTGCCCGGCCGGGCGATCACGTTCAGCAGCATGGCGTTGGTGACCGCGAACCGCGACACCATCGGCTCCGGCTGCGCGGCGACCAAGCGGTCGAAGGTCTCCTCACTCCAGGAGACGAAGCCTTCCGGCGGTTTGCGCCGCTGCACCTTGCGCTGCTTCTTCGGATCGTCGCCCGCCTTGGCCAGCAGCCGGGTGTTCTCCACCTCGTGTTCGGGAGCCTGCACGACAACGGTGCCCATGGTGTCGTAACCAGCCCGCCCGGCGCGGCCTGCGATCTGGTGGAACTCCCGCGCCTTGAGCCTGCGGGTGCGCACGCCGTCGAACTTGGTCAGCCCGGTGAGCAGCACCGTGCGGATGGGCACGTTGATGCCGACGCCGAGGGTGTCGGTGCCGCACACCACCTTCAGCAGGCCGTCCTGGGCGAGTCGCTCCACCAGGCGCCGGTACTTGGGCAGCATGCCCGCGTGATGCACGCCGATGCCGTGCCGGATCAGCCGCGACAGCGTCTTGCCGAACCCGGCGGCGAACCGGAACTCGCCCAGCGCGTCGGCGATCGCGTCCTTCTCCGCGCGCGTCGCGAAATTCACACTCGTCAGCGCCTGGGCACGCTCGAGCGCGGCGGCCTGGGTGAAGTGCACCACATACACCGGGGCCTGATGGGTGGTGACCAGCTCTTCCAGTGTCTCCGTGATCGGCGTGCGGGCATAGGAGAAGGTCAGCGGCACGGGACGCTCGGTGCCCGCGACGACCGCGGTGGAGCGGCCGGTCCGGCGCTCCAGGTCGCGGACGAAGAAGTCGACCTCGCCGAGCGTGGCCGACATGAGCAGGAACTGGGCGCGGGGCAGTTCGAGCAGCGGCACCTGCCAGGCCCACCCCCGGTCGGGGTCGGCGTAGAAGTGGAATTCGTCCATCACGACTTGGCCGACGGCGGCGTCCGCGCCTTCCCGCAGCGCCAGGTTGGCCAGGATCTCCGCGGTCGCGCAGATGATCGGCGCCTCCGGATTCACCGCGGCGTCGCCGGTGACCATGCCGACGCGTTCGGCCCCGAACACCTCGCAGAGGGCGAAGAATTTCTCGCTCACCAGCGCCTTGATCGGAGCGGTGTAGTACGTGCGCAAACCCTGGGTCAGCGCGAACAGATGCGCGCCGACCGCGACGAGTGATTTACCGGAACCGGTTGGGGTGGCGAGGATGACGTTGGATCCGGAGGCCAGCTCGAGCAGTGCCTCGTCCTGCGCCGGGTAGAGCGGGGTGCCCTGCTCGGCGGCCCACATCCCGAACGACTCGTAGAGCGCGTCGGCGTCGGTCCCCGGGATGTCGAGCAGTTCGGTCAGATCCACTCCGACCACCCTACGGCCTCGCCGGTAGGCACGCGTGCAGGGGCGATCGGGACCCCGCGCGGGTCAGTCCTGCTCGTCCTCGTCCTTGTTGCGGCTCTGCTCGGCGAGGAATCGCTCGAACTCGGCGCCCAGCTCGTCACCGCTCGGCAGCTCGCCATCGCCCACCAGCAGGCTCGACTGCCGCTCCTGCGCGGTGACGAAGCTGTCGTACTGCCGCTCCAAGGCGTGCACGACGGTCTCCACCTCGACGTTGCCCGCGATGTGCTCGTTGACCTGTTCGCGCACCCGCGCGGCGGCCTCGCCCAACGCGGCCAGCGGGAACTCCAGGCCGGCGTTGTCCGCGACGTTCTCCAGCAGCGTCTGCGCGGCCTCCGGGTAGGCGGTCTGCGCGAGGTAGTGCGGCACGTGCACCGAGAACCCGACCGACTCGTGCCCGTGCTGCGCCATGCGGAATTCCAGCAGCGACGACGCGCTGCCCGGCACCTGGAGTTCCCCCGGCCACCGCTGATGGTCGGAGATCAGGTCGCGGTTGGAGGAATGCGCGGTGACGCCGAGCGGGCGAGTGTGCGGGATCGCCATCGGAATGGCGCTCAGGCCGATGCTGCGGCGCACGCCCAGCTGTTCGGCGAGCAACCGCACCGCCGTGGTGAACTTCTCCCAGCGTAGGTCCGGTTCCAGACCGGCGAGCAACAGGAACGGAGTCCCCGCGGTGTCGCGCAAGGCCCAGAGGTTGAGTTCCGGCTCGGCGTATTGGGAGAAGTGATCGGTCTTGAAGGTCATGAGCGGACGCCGCGACCGGTAGTCCAGCAGCTCGTCCACATCGAAGGAGGCGACGAGTTCACTCTCGAGGCTCTCGCGCAGATGCGTGGTCGCCAGCCGCACCGCGTGCCCGGCGTCGGTGAAACCTTCCAGCCCGTGCACCAGGACCGGGCCCGCACCGTCGGCGGACGACAGCTGCGGAGCGGGGAACTCCAATTCGTACATTCGCGACTCGTAGTCCATCGCGTACTCCTTCCTGCGCGGCTCCTGTGGCCCGGACGCGTACCGCACGCGCCAGTGTGGTTGCCTGCCCGGTCGTTCACCACCGCTGGTGGTGGTGCGAGGCGAGCGGTCGTCCGAACCGGGGACCACTGTCCATTGTCCCCCATGCCGTGGCGGTCACCGCGCACGGCCGGACACCGACCCATACTCCGAGGCAACAGCATCGGTGGCTCGCGCATTCCCGGCCCGGCGGCGTGGCATCGCCGACTTGACACCAGGAGTTTGGCACAGTGGGGGTGTGACCGTGGCGGATTCGAAGCGCATGCGGCTGGGCCCGGTGGTATCCCTCGTCTGCGCGGTGCTGCTGGCAGGCTGCGGGTCGACGGTATCGGGGCGCCCGGTCTCCTCGGCGCCGACCACGGTGACCAGGCACGTGAGCGCAGAACTGCCGACTCTGCTGCCGGATCCGGCGCAGTTCCCGGCGCCGTACACGGCGGTGGTGCTGCCCCAGGAGGCCGTGGCCCAGGCGGCGGGTGACCTGGACGGCACGGGCCGCGGCGCGAACGTCCAGCCCAGCCGGTGTGTGCCGCCGAGCCAGGACTTCGGACCCGAGCACACCGCGATGGCGGTCGGCACGGACGACATTACGCGCGCCACACTGACCGTCGAATTGACCCGCACCGGCGAGCCGTTGGCGGCGCTGCGCGACCGGCTGGGGCAGTGCGGATCGGTGCGGGTGAACCGGGCGGGCGCCGCCACCACCGTGACGACCGAGCTGGAGTCGCCCCCGCCGATCGACGCCGACGACGCCCTCTCGCTGCGCAGGACGGTGCGGCCGGAATCCGGTGGCGCGCGGCTGACCCAATCCATGCGCACCCACGTCGCGCAGTCCGGGGATGTGCGAATCACGGTGACCTACATGTCCTTCACCGAGGGTGAAGCGGATATCGCCGCGCTGAACGCGCTGTTCGCCACCGCTGTGCGTAAAGTGCGCGAAAGATAGCGGGCAGGGGAAAGCACGGTAGCAGGCGGCACCGACACGAATCGCGGGCCATGCGAGGTGCCGATCGACTCGTGCACAGCGCGAATCGATTTCCCCAGGGTGGCTGAAGGGCCAGGTCGGCCTCCGGGTCCGGTGACCGGCACCCCGCATCGTCGGTGCATGACAACTTCCTCTTCCGAACCGGTCGACGCGAGATACACAGGCAAGGACGGCGTCTTCCGGCTGGGCGCCGGCAGAGACACTCGATTCACCCGCGGTGCTCCGCCGGCGGACGCGGTGCAAGTCACTCCTGTCGAAGAAGCGGTGCCGGAATCGTTTTCGCACGCGGTGGCGAACGGGGCAACTGTGTGGAACTCCCGCCGACCGGCACGGCAGGTCCGCTGCCGCGACGATCCTCCGCCGTTCCGGCATTCGCCCGAGCAAGCCGTGCGGGTGGACGACCCGGCGGAGCTGATCGCCGCCGTGCCCGCGATGCTGGGCTTCACCCCGGAACGGTCCGTGGTCGTGCTCGTCCTGCGGCGCGCTGCGGGCGGTGGCGCGATCGTCGACGCGGTGGTGCGGTTCGATCTGGATTCGCCCAGCGGGCGGCGCGTACGTGGCGCGACTTTGGCCTCCGCGATCGCGCGGATCTGCGCGCACGACGAGGCGGCCGAGGTACTGGCCGTCGTCGTCGACGAACGCGCCGTGGAGCCCGGAGCAGGCGCCGACCGGTCCGGATGCGCGGCCGGTCGATTCGACGTGCTGGCCGGCTCGCTCGGCAGGCGCTTGGCCGCGTGTGACATCTCGCTCGCGGGAGTGTGGGCGGTGCGGTCGATCGCCGCTGGACAGCGCTGGTGGACGGTGACGGGACCGCGACGGCACGGGGTGCTGCGGGACCCGGCGGCTTCCCTGGTGACGCTGACCCATGTGCTGGACGGCAGGCCGATCCGCGGTTCGCGCTCCGAGCTCACGGATTTGGTCGCGCCGGAGCCGGCCGCGCGGGCCGAGGTGGCGGCGCACCTGGCGGACGCGGTCGTGCGCGCCCGTGAGCGCTACGCGGTGGCGGCGCGTCGCGGTGATCCGATCGGGTACAGCAGGCAAGCGCTCGACTACGTGTTGTGGCAGATCGCCAACACCGCCTCGGGCGCCGAGCTACTGGCGTCAGAGCTGGCCGAAATGGCTGCGGCCCTGCGTGATCGGGCAGTGCGGGACACGATGTTCGCCTTGGCGGTCGGCGACCACGCCGCCGCGGCCGAGGCGGTGTGGGTGGCGCTGACCCGCGCGCTGTCCGGCACGGACCGCGCCGAGGCGGCCGCTCTGCTGGGGTACAGCGCCTACGTCCGTGGTGACGGACCGCTGGCGGGCATCGCGCTGGATGCCGCGCTGGAGGCGGATCCGGGTCACCCGATGGCACTGTTGCTGGACACCTCGCTGCGCCTGGGCATGCGTCCGGAACAGATGCGGCGCCTCGCGCACAGCGGCTATCGGACCGCCGCGGGTCTCGGCGTCGACCTCGGCACACCGTCGTCGTGAAACCGGAAATGAGGGTCGGTGGCGGAGAGTCGGCGGTGCGCAGTCCGATTCCGCGCGACTCCGGCGACTTCGCGCGGCAGAGTGCATCCTCCGGGCGCACGGCGCCGCGGTGGCTCCGGTGCGGTGGCGCGGTCTCGGCAGCCCGAGTCGGTGCGGGACCGACTCGGGCACGGGGGAGCCGGTTACTTCGCGCTGTGCGCGCGGGGGCCGAGCGACTGAAGGAAAGCCCAGGCGTCGGTGACGATCTCGTCGAGCTCGTTGTGTTCTGGACGCCACCCGAGTTCGGCCATGGCACGCTCGCTGGACGCGATCAGCGTCGCCGGGTCGCCAGGGCGGCGAGGCGCGTCCTGCGCGGCGATCGGCAGGCCGGTGACCCGCTCGCAGGCCGAGATCACCTCGCGAACGGAGAACCCGGTGCCGCTGCCGAGGTTGTAGATCCGATGGGTGCCCGTTTCCGCGGTCGCCAAGGCCAGCAGATGGGCCTCGGCGAGGTCGCGGATGTGAATGTAGTCGCGGACCGCGGTGCCGTCGGGGGTGGGCCAATCGGTGCCGAAGACCGAGATCGCCTTGCGGTGCCCGGCAGCGACCTGCAGCACGAGCGGGATGAGATGGGTTTCCACCACCCGGTTCTCGCCGAGCCCGCCGTAGGCGCCGGCGACGTTGAAATACCGCAGACTGGTCGCCGCCAGCCCGTGCGCGATCGCGTAGGACGTGATGGCGTGGTCGATGGCCAGCTTCGACGCGCCATACGGATTGGTCGGGCGAGTCGGGGCGTCCTCGGTGATCGGCACCTGTTCCGGTTCCCCGTAGACCGCCGCGGTGGAGGAGAAGACCAGCCGCGGCGTGCCCGTGCGCCG
Above is a genomic segment from Nocardia sputorum containing:
- a CDS encoding type III PLP-dependent enzyme, producing MPESPYLVIHPERVRRNYRALDAALSTGDGAATRIRFAVKASPVPEIVRLLDEEGAEFDVASIGEIDLCLGLGVSPQRLCYGNPIKKTAHIARAYALGVRRYAFDTEDDLLRIAEHAPGSEVECRFLASAPESRTPFGTKFGCSPGEAFRLLVRARDLGLVVAGPYFHVGSQQLDPTAWRIGIEQAGRIAEALADKDIAVNSVNIGGGLPISYADPAPALGEIAAVVKHAAAEFLSGATGLVVEPGRALVGSAGTIHAEVVGVRTAPDGRRWVYLDIGRYNGMAETENEYIAYRFVTDRDGDPVDEAVVAGPTCDGDDVLYQRTRVLLPTTLRAGDRVRILDTGAYTASYSSVSFNGFPPLTVHVSGAERE
- a CDS encoding DEAD/DEAH box helicase, with product MDLTELLDIPGTDADALYESFGMWAAEQGTPLYPAQDEALLELASGSNVILATPTGSGKSLVAVGAHLFALTQGLRTYYTAPIKALVSEKFFALCEVFGAERVGMVTGDAAVNPEAPIICATAEILANLALREGADAAVGQVVMDEFHFYADPDRGWAWQVPLLELPRAQFLLMSATLGEVDFFVRDLERRTGRSTAVVAGTERPVPLTFSYARTPITETLEELVTTHQAPVYVVHFTQAAALERAQALTSVNFATRAEKDAIADALGEFRFAAGFGKTLSRLIRHGIGVHHAGMLPKYRRLVERLAQDGLLKVVCGTDTLGVGINVPIRTVLLTGLTKFDGVRTRRLKAREFHQIAGRAGRAGYDTMGTVVVQAPEHEVENTRLLAKAGDDPKKQRKVQRRKPPEGFVSWSEETFDRLVAAQPEPMVSRFAVTNAMLLNVIARPGNCFTAMRHLLEDNHEPRPAQRRHILRAIRLYRALRDAGVVQQLPEPDAQGRRARLTVDLQRDFALDQPLSPFALAALDLLDKQSPSYTLDVVSLIESTLEDPRQLLMAQQHKARGEAIAEMKADGIDYDERMELLEEVTWPKPLAELIEPAYETYRAGHPWVSEFAPAPKSVVRDMVERAMTFAELISFYELARSEGVVLRYLADAYRALRRTVPDSARTEELDDITEWLGELVRQVDSSLLDEWEQLTNPGAETDADQVAFGAETVRPISANERAFRVMVRNAMFRRVELAALRRWNELAALGPGPDWAEAFADYYAEYERIGTGPDARGPQLFQVERRPGFWHVRQVLDDPAGDHGWSIDAVVDLAESDAAGEVVFDDVTVSAG
- a CDS encoding PAC2 family protein — its product is MDYESRMYELEFPAPQLSSADGAGPVLVHGLEGFTDAGHAVRLATTHLRESLESELVASFDVDELLDYRSRRPLMTFKTDHFSQYAEPELNLWALRDTAGTPFLLLAGLEPDLRWEKFTTAVRLLAEQLGVRRSIGLSAIPMAIPHTRPLGVTAHSSNRDLISDHQRWPGELQVPGSASSLLEFRMAQHGHESVGFSVHVPHYLAQTAYPEAAQTLLENVADNAGLEFPLAALGEAAARVREQVNEHIAGNVEVETVVHALERQYDSFVTAQERQSSLLVGDGELPSGDELGAEFERFLAEQSRNKDEDEQD
- a CDS encoding sensor domain-containing protein; amino-acid sequence: MTVADSKRMRLGPVVSLVCAVLLAGCGSTVSGRPVSSAPTTVTRHVSAELPTLLPDPAQFPAPYTAVVLPQEAVAQAAGDLDGTGRGANVQPSRCVPPSQDFGPEHTAMAVGTDDITRATLTVELTRTGEPLAALRDRLGQCGSVRVNRAGAATTVTTELESPPPIDADDALSLRRTVRPESGGARLTQSMRTHVAQSGDVRITVTYMSFTEGEADIAALNALFATAVRKVRER